From one Microbulbifer sp. A4B17 genomic stretch:
- a CDS encoding S41 family peptidase, with amino-acid sequence MFIPKALTTLIGAAALTALPLMGLTAGDSPHPVAADSEARLPLEDLRSFAKVFEQIRQGYIEEVDDRTLLEYAIKGMLQGLDPHSSYLDRRSFDDLQANTTGEFAGLGIEVGIENDHITVVTPMDDTPASRAGLKAGDVILRLSGKSMKGVSLDEAVEWMRGPKGSSVTLTIARKGFKEPFDVTLKRDTVRVRSVRSKVLDDGYGYLRISQFQLDTGADVADELIKLQKKGTLKGLVIDLRNNPGGVLQSSVEVADAFLEEGLVVYTEGRNEAANLSYSAEPGDLTEGAPLVVLINAGSASAAEIVAGALQDHRRAVVMGTDSFGKGSVQTVIPINNERAIKLTTALYFTPNGRSIQAQGITPDIVVERVKVTRLDDSPRPTEADLAGHLDNGNGGADRTSEDRSREQEEREGWMDRDNQIFEALNVLKGLNLYAHRDRGLRERLARADEQQ; translated from the coding sequence ATGTTTATCCCCAAGGCACTGACAACCCTGATCGGTGCTGCCGCTCTGACAGCCCTGCCTTTAATGGGTTTAACCGCCGGCGACAGCCCTCACCCGGTGGCTGCGGACAGTGAAGCCCGCCTGCCGCTGGAAGACCTGCGCAGCTTTGCCAAAGTGTTCGAGCAGATTCGGCAGGGCTATATCGAGGAAGTAGATGACCGAACCCTGCTGGAATATGCCATCAAAGGTATGCTGCAAGGCCTCGACCCCCATTCCTCCTACCTAGACCGCCGCTCCTTTGACGACCTGCAAGCCAACACCACTGGTGAGTTTGCCGGCCTGGGGATCGAGGTGGGAATCGAAAACGACCATATCACCGTCGTCACCCCCATGGATGACACCCCCGCCTCCCGCGCTGGCCTCAAGGCCGGCGATGTCATACTGCGCCTGTCGGGCAAATCCATGAAGGGCGTGAGCCTGGATGAAGCAGTGGAGTGGATGCGCGGGCCCAAGGGCAGCAGTGTGACCCTGACCATCGCCCGCAAAGGTTTTAAAGAACCTTTCGATGTCACTCTCAAGCGGGACACCGTACGCGTGCGCAGTGTTCGCAGCAAAGTCCTCGACGATGGCTACGGTTATCTGCGCATCAGCCAGTTCCAACTGGACACCGGCGCCGATGTGGCCGACGAGCTGATCAAGTTGCAGAAGAAAGGCACACTTAAAGGGCTGGTTATCGACCTGCGCAACAACCCCGGTGGCGTGCTGCAATCCTCGGTGGAAGTAGCGGATGCATTTTTGGAAGAGGGCCTGGTGGTCTACACCGAAGGCCGCAATGAAGCCGCCAACCTGAGCTATTCCGCCGAGCCGGGCGATTTAACCGAAGGCGCTCCGCTGGTTGTATTAATCAACGCGGGCTCCGCCTCTGCAGCAGAAATTGTCGCCGGCGCCCTACAGGACCACCGCCGCGCAGTGGTGATGGGCACCGACAGCTTCGGCAAGGGATCGGTACAAACTGTAATCCCTATCAATAATGAACGCGCCATTAAGCTAACAACCGCGCTCTACTTCACTCCCAATGGCCGCTCAATCCAGGCCCAGGGCATCACACCGGATATCGTGGTAGAGCGGGTGAAAGTCACCCGCTTGGACGACTCCCCCAGACCCACTGAAGCGGATTTGGCAGGGCATCTGGACAACGGTAATGGTGGTGCCGACCGGACTTCTGAAGACCGCTCGAGAGAACAGGAGGAACGGGAAGGCTGGATGGATCGCGACAACCAAATCTTCGAAGCCCTCAATGTACTCAAGGGCCTCAATCTCTACGCTCACAGGGACAGGGGTTTGCGCGAGCGCCTTGCCCGCGCAGACGAACAGCAGTAA
- the hisF gene encoding imidazole glycerol phosphate synthase subunit HisF, with amino-acid sequence MALAKRIIPCLDVDNGRVVKGVNFVDIRDAGDPVEIARRYNEAGADEVTFLDITATHEQRDTILHTVEKMAHEVFIPLTVGGGVRTLQDIRNLLNAGADKTAINSAAVKNPEFVREAAERFGSQCIVVAIDAKQVGEGRWEIFTHGGRQPTGIDTVAWARQMAEYGAGEILLTSMDRDGTKNGFDLALTRAVTEAVQVPVIASGGVGDLQHLADGVLHGGADAVLAASIFHFGEYTIAEAKAFMHSAGIEMRL; translated from the coding sequence ATGGCTCTGGCGAAACGTATTATTCCCTGTCTGGATGTGGACAACGGCCGCGTGGTGAAGGGCGTTAACTTTGTCGATATCCGCGATGCCGGCGACCCGGTGGAAATTGCCCGCCGCTACAACGAAGCGGGCGCGGATGAAGTCACTTTCCTCGATATCACCGCCACCCACGAACAGCGCGATACCATCCTGCACACCGTGGAGAAAATGGCCCACGAGGTGTTTATCCCCCTCACTGTCGGCGGCGGTGTGCGTACCTTGCAAGATATCCGCAATCTGCTGAATGCCGGTGCGGACAAGACTGCAATCAATTCAGCGGCAGTGAAAAATCCCGAGTTTGTACGCGAGGCCGCCGAGCGCTTTGGCAGCCAGTGTATTGTAGTGGCGATTGATGCCAAGCAGGTGGGAGAGGGCCGCTGGGAGATTTTTACCCACGGCGGTCGCCAGCCCACTGGCATTGATACTGTGGCCTGGGCCCGGCAGATGGCCGAATATGGCGCCGGTGAAATCCTGCTGACCAGTATGGATCGCGACGGCACCAAGAACGGTTTTGACCTGGCCCTGACCCGGGCGGTTACTGAGGCGGTTCAAGTGCCAGTCATTGCTTCCGGTGGTGTGGGAGATCTACAGCACCTTGCGGATGGCGTATTGCACGGCGGTGCGGATGCGGTATTGGCTGCGAGTATCTTCCACTTTGGCGAATACACCATTGCCGAGGCGAAAGCGTTTATGCACAGCGCAGGGATTGAAATGCGGTTGTAG
- the hisA gene encoding 1-(5-phosphoribosyl)-5-[(5-phosphoribosylamino)methylideneamino]imidazole-4-carboxamide isomerase, producing the protein MIVIPAIDLKDGQCVRLRQGEMDDATIFSDDPLATAQHWVNEGAKRLHLVDLNGAFAGNPVNGEAVTAIAKQFPDLPVQIGGGIRDLHTVERYLDAGVQWGIIGTAAVKNPKLVEEACREFEGHIIVGLDAKDGLVATEGWAEVSELKATELAKRFADCGVSSIVYTDIARDGMMQGVNIEATLEMARAVQVPIIASGGVSSIEDIEQLLNAGEIYGAITGRAIYEDKLNLREAQQLCDQRNK; encoded by the coding sequence ATGATTGTAATTCCCGCGATTGATTTAAAAGACGGCCAATGCGTGCGCCTGCGCCAGGGCGAGATGGATGATGCCACTATATTTTCCGATGATCCCCTGGCGACAGCCCAGCATTGGGTGAACGAGGGAGCCAAGCGCCTGCACCTGGTGGACCTGAATGGTGCCTTCGCCGGCAATCCGGTGAACGGTGAAGCGGTAACTGCTATCGCCAAACAGTTTCCCGATTTACCGGTGCAAATTGGCGGAGGCATTCGCGATTTGCACACTGTCGAGCGCTATCTGGATGCCGGTGTGCAGTGGGGGATTATCGGCACTGCGGCGGTAAAAAATCCCAAGCTGGTGGAAGAGGCGTGTCGCGAGTTCGAGGGCCATATTATTGTTGGACTTGATGCCAAAGATGGCTTGGTGGCTACCGAAGGCTGGGCTGAGGTCTCCGAGCTGAAGGCGACAGAACTGGCCAAGCGCTTTGCTGATTGTGGCGTCAGCTCTATTGTTTATACGGATATTGCTCGCGATGGCATGATGCAGGGCGTCAATATTGAGGCGACCCTGGAAATGGCCCGCGCAGTGCAGGTGCCTATTATTGCCTCTGGCGGTGTCAGCAGCATCGAGGATATCGAACAGCTGTTGAATGCCGGTGAAATCTACGGTGCGATTACCGGCAGGGCGATCTATGAAGACAAGTTGAACCTGCGCGAAGCGCAGCAGCTTTGCGACCAACGGAACAAATAA
- the hisH gene encoding imidazole glycerol phosphate synthase subunit HisH: MGKVAVLDYGMGNLHSVASALNKVAPEAEVVLAQTPEQAEGAERLVVPGVGAIRDCMAGFVDAGFSPLLREAISAGTPVLGICVGMQIMMHHSEENNGVDCLGIFPEPVKFFGDNIPSAQIAERLKVPHMGWNSVQQRQAHPMWADIADGSRFYFVHSYYVPAAENPDIAGQTEYGIPLAAAVARENIFATQFHPEKSAEAGLQLLKNFVHWNGRAQ, encoded by the coding sequence ATGGGTAAGGTCGCAGTACTCGATTACGGTATGGGCAACCTGCACTCGGTGGCCAGCGCCCTGAACAAGGTGGCGCCGGAGGCTGAGGTGGTGCTGGCGCAGACGCCGGAGCAGGCTGAGGGCGCAGAGCGCCTGGTGGTGCCCGGTGTGGGTGCCATTCGGGATTGTATGGCAGGGTTTGTCGATGCGGGTTTTTCGCCGCTGCTTCGTGAGGCCATCAGTGCGGGCACCCCGGTGCTGGGCATTTGTGTGGGTATGCAGATCATGATGCACCACAGCGAGGAGAATAATGGCGTTGATTGCCTGGGGATTTTCCCGGAGCCGGTGAAGTTCTTCGGTGACAACATTCCCTCGGCGCAGATTGCCGAACGGCTCAAGGTGCCCCATATGGGCTGGAACAGTGTTCAGCAGCGGCAGGCGCACCCTATGTGGGCCGATATTGCCGATGGCAGCCGTTTCTACTTTGTCCACAGTTACTATGTGCCGGCTGCTGAAAATCCGGATATTGCTGGGCAAACCGAGTACGGCATTCCCCTGGCTGCCGCAGTTGCCAGGGAGAATATCTTCGCCACCCAGTTCCACCCGGAGAAGAGTGCCGAGGCTGGCTTGCAGCTGCTAAAGAATTTTGTCCACTGGAACGGCCGGGCTCAATAG
- the hisB gene encoding imidazoleglycerol-phosphate dehydratase HisB, producing MRTASVTRDTLETKIQVSVNLDGQGHGKFATGVPFLEHMLDQIARHGMIDMDISCDGDIHIDDHHTVEDIGITLGKAITEALGDKKGMTRYGHSYVPLDEALSRVVIDFSGRPGLVMDVPFTQKRIGNFDTELFYEFFQGFVNHALVTVHIDCLRGHNAHHQVETVFKAFGRALRMALTPDPRMAGTMPSTKGVL from the coding sequence ATGCGTACAGCTAGCGTCACTCGTGACACCCTGGAAACCAAGATTCAAGTCAGCGTTAACCTGGACGGCCAAGGCCATGGCAAGTTCGCGACTGGGGTTCCTTTCCTGGAGCATATGCTCGATCAAATTGCCCGCCACGGCATGATCGACATGGACATTAGCTGCGATGGCGATATCCATATCGATGACCACCATACGGTGGAAGATATCGGCATTACCCTGGGCAAAGCCATTACCGAAGCGCTGGGAGATAAAAAGGGGATGACCCGTTACGGCCACAGCTACGTCCCATTGGATGAGGCGCTCTCTCGGGTCGTAATCGATTTCTCCGGCCGGCCCGGCCTGGTTATGGATGTGCCTTTCACACAGAAGCGGATCGGCAACTTTGATACCGAACTGTTTTACGAATTCTTCCAGGGCTTTGTTAACCACGCGCTGGTAACCGTACATATTGATTGCCTGCGTGGCCACAACGCTCACCATCAGGTGGAAACTGTATTTAAGGCCTTTGGTCGCGCCTTGCGTATGGCGTTGACCCCGGACCCCCGTATGGCCGGCACCATGCCCTCCACCAAAGGAGTCTTGTGA
- a CDS encoding TonB-dependent receptor, whose product MTKFNTLALAIASLAVPAICAAEESNKLEEVNVTVSPLDKPADAVAAPVSVLSGETLRKAASATLGETLKNQPGVTNASFGSGVGLPVIRGQSANRVKILNDNLDVSDASNTSADHAASIEPLLAERIEILRGPAALRYGSGAIGGVVNIIDGRIPTEVPEEVEGAVEMRHDTANSQDASVFRFTGGAGQLAWYFDGVYRENDDTEIPGLAIVEHEEHEEHDEDEGEHEEEFNTDGYVGNTNARAHSYSGGVSWITESGYIGLSVNKLENNYGIPLGTHEHHHEEEEHDEDDHEEHEEHEEESEVEAVRIDMAQTRYDLKGEHRFNSNYWDKLRLRIGYNDYEHVELEEGEPGTRFTNEAWESRLEITHDNDSEWRGAYGLQLSDKDFAAVGDEAFIQPSRTRSAGLFTMKEREWGNWHLDLGARIELVDIDPETAEDRDFNLFSTSATLQYFLQEHQHISVGATHSERAPVAEELFADGEHLAESRYLIGNSDLDKERSLNLELGYHHHNEAASGWHAAQIEASVFYNRIGDYIYSQNTGLEYEEELPIYAYANRDATFYGAEASVKFPLRSNFYLTLFGDVVRASFDEDIAGESSDVPRMPPLRLGLALGAEYEQWGWEWRTTEAADQDRAGAYEEETDGYTRMDLSAHYNFNIGSSDVVIFASARNLLDEEIRNSTSLLRDYAPEAGRSVEAGVRFIF is encoded by the coding sequence ATGACTAAGTTCAATACTTTGGCCCTGGCTATTGCCAGCTTGGCCGTACCCGCTATTTGCGCCGCAGAAGAAAGTAACAAACTGGAAGAAGTTAACGTAACCGTGTCCCCTCTGGATAAGCCTGCCGACGCAGTAGCTGCCCCGGTATCGGTGCTCTCCGGCGAGACCCTGCGCAAAGCCGCTTCCGCCACCCTGGGCGAAACCCTGAAGAACCAGCCGGGAGTGACCAACGCCTCCTTTGGCAGTGGCGTGGGCCTGCCGGTTATTCGCGGCCAGAGCGCCAACCGGGTGAAGATCCTGAACGACAACCTGGATGTCTCTGACGCCTCCAACACCAGCGCCGATCACGCCGCCAGTATCGAACCCCTGCTGGCCGAGCGCATCGAGATTCTGCGCGGACCTGCGGCACTGCGCTACGGCAGCGGCGCTATCGGTGGAGTGGTAAATATTATCGACGGCCGCATCCCCACCGAAGTGCCCGAGGAAGTTGAAGGCGCGGTTGAGATGCGCCACGACACCGCCAACAGCCAGGATGCCTCGGTATTCCGCTTTACCGGCGGTGCCGGGCAGCTGGCCTGGTACTTCGACGGTGTCTACCGCGAAAATGACGATACCGAAATTCCCGGCCTCGCTATTGTCGAGCACGAGGAACACGAAGAGCACGACGAGGACGAAGGCGAGCACGAGGAAGAATTCAACACCGACGGCTACGTCGGCAACACCAACGCCCGCGCCCACAGCTACAGCGGTGGAGTTTCCTGGATTACTGAAAGTGGCTATATCGGCCTCTCAGTAAACAAGCTGGAAAACAACTACGGTATCCCCCTCGGCACTCACGAGCACCACCACGAAGAGGAGGAGCACGACGAGGACGATCACGAGGAACATGAAGAGCATGAGGAGGAGAGCGAAGTCGAAGCTGTGCGTATCGATATGGCGCAGACTCGCTACGACCTCAAAGGCGAGCACCGCTTCAACAGCAACTATTGGGACAAGCTGCGCCTGCGTATCGGCTATAACGACTATGAGCACGTAGAGCTGGAAGAAGGTGAACCCGGTACCCGCTTTACCAATGAAGCCTGGGAAAGTCGCTTGGAGATCACCCACGACAACGATAGTGAGTGGCGTGGTGCCTACGGCCTGCAATTGTCCGACAAAGACTTTGCTGCAGTGGGCGACGAAGCCTTTATCCAACCCTCCCGCACCCGCAGCGCCGGCCTCTTCACCATGAAGGAACGCGAGTGGGGCAACTGGCACCTGGACCTGGGCGCGCGTATTGAGCTTGTCGATATCGATCCGGAGACCGCAGAGGATCGCGACTTCAATCTGTTCAGCACCAGTGCCACTCTGCAGTACTTCCTGCAAGAGCACCAACACATCAGCGTCGGCGCCACCCACTCCGAGCGCGCCCCGGTAGCCGAAGAGCTGTTCGCCGACGGTGAGCACCTGGCCGAGTCGCGCTACCTGATCGGTAACAGCGACCTGGACAAAGAACGCTCCTTAAACCTGGAACTGGGCTATCACCACCACAACGAAGCGGCCAGCGGATGGCATGCAGCGCAGATTGAAGCCAGCGTCTTCTACAACCGCATCGGCGACTACATCTATTCGCAGAATACCGGCCTTGAGTACGAAGAAGAGCTGCCCATTTACGCCTATGCCAATCGCGATGCCACCTTCTACGGTGCTGAAGCCTCGGTGAAATTTCCCCTGCGCAGCAACTTCTACCTGACTCTGTTTGGCGACGTTGTGCGCGCAAGCTTCGACGAAGATATCGCCGGTGAAAGTTCCGACGTGCCGCGCATGCCTCCCCTGCGCCTGGGTCTCGCTTTGGGAGCGGAATACGAACAGTGGGGCTGGGAGTGGCGCACCACTGAAGCTGCGGACCAGGATCGCGCCGGCGCCTACGAAGAGGAAACCGACGGCTATACCCGCATGGACCTGAGTGCCCACTACAACTTCAATATCGGCAGCAGCGACGTGGTGATCTTCGCCAGCGCCCGCAACCTGCTCGACGAAGAAATTCGCAACTCCACCTCACTACTGCGCGACTACGCTCCTGAAGCCGGTCGCAGCGTCGAAGCCGGTGTGCGGTTTATTTTCTAA
- a CDS encoding AsmA family protein, with product MAWIKRTFIALLIVFLLLAGAVAWLLAGLDINQYKPQLEKLAAKQGISLQLEGDIGWQLWPKLGLQLEDVQLAPLKLPKQTLVKAEKIAIGVALKPLLQRKVEAEEIVLVAPQIELTVDKEGRGNWELISEALEAQSKQPPKLSIPKEQEEPSQQQVDLSLQKLRIDKGVVLYSDAQTNKEYKVQDLQVSVINLVPGGEPGKLTAAADLTGSDLKHPLKLKIDSTLALDEGLNGLRLQPLQVDLTSENSAKASLHMRGYLRRDSNTQPWRIQLNVNANADPLRPWFELTGTEIDTRDKAALQKLSIEASVEGTEQKLDLTPLQLKLDDVTFSGNAQLRNAEMPGLDLNLRGGAFNLDNYLPPSTEDEAGAASAEQTEGVEAQSAQAPAAEGKKQGEQAAQSDQTETAEKPKRTVAAKPPAAEPLPLSDLRGFNANISLALDQLQAADLQMDSPEIQLTVDNGLYRLQKLSADIYGGQLNTNGQLNARAQTAEAQMRGGLTNVDIGKVQAALFPSEDVQLAGEASVNWSASTKGKTTTALEKNLRASVEVSSKEISISPFNLEKNMCQLFSYAENTEMPTRDWPNSTGLQDLRATIAVKGDQVDVSEILAGIENIALTGDGEVDLKKQDFDFKLGLALVGESTSADGCTVRNKRWRNRPLPLRCKGDFDDVNISTCKPDSRRLDDLLREELKHKAEKKYGDKVEEKVDELKEKLKNLFGR from the coding sequence ATGGCCTGGATAAAGCGCACTTTTATCGCACTTTTAATCGTTTTCCTGCTACTCGCTGGCGCCGTCGCCTGGCTGTTAGCAGGACTCGACATCAACCAATACAAACCCCAGTTAGAAAAACTCGCTGCCAAACAGGGCATCTCCCTGCAACTGGAAGGTGATATCGGCTGGCAGCTGTGGCCCAAGCTCGGCCTGCAACTTGAAGATGTACAGCTGGCACCATTAAAGCTACCAAAACAAACTCTGGTGAAAGCAGAAAAAATTGCCATTGGCGTGGCCCTCAAGCCACTACTGCAACGCAAAGTAGAGGCCGAAGAGATAGTCCTGGTAGCTCCGCAAATTGAGCTCACCGTCGACAAAGAAGGGCGCGGCAACTGGGAGCTGATCAGCGAGGCCCTGGAAGCTCAGAGCAAGCAACCTCCCAAACTCTCCATCCCCAAGGAACAGGAAGAGCCATCACAACAACAGGTCGACCTGAGCCTGCAAAAGCTGCGTATCGATAAGGGCGTGGTGCTCTACAGCGATGCCCAGACCAACAAAGAGTACAAAGTCCAAGACCTGCAGGTAAGCGTTATTAACCTGGTGCCGGGTGGCGAGCCGGGCAAACTCACGGCCGCAGCAGACCTTACCGGCAGCGACCTCAAACACCCGCTGAAGCTAAAAATTGACAGCACCCTCGCCCTGGATGAGGGCCTCAATGGGCTGCGCCTGCAACCGCTACAAGTAGACCTCACCTCTGAGAACAGCGCCAAGGCCAGCCTGCATATGCGCGGCTACCTGCGCAGGGACAGCAACACCCAACCCTGGCGTATACAACTAAACGTTAACGCCAATGCCGACCCTCTGCGCCCCTGGTTTGAACTGACGGGCACGGAAATCGATACCCGCGATAAAGCAGCACTGCAAAAGCTGAGTATTGAAGCGAGTGTGGAAGGTACCGAGCAAAAGCTCGACCTGACACCGCTGCAACTGAAACTGGACGACGTCACCTTTAGCGGCAACGCCCAATTGCGCAACGCAGAAATGCCAGGGCTAGACCTGAACCTGCGCGGCGGCGCCTTTAACCTGGATAACTATCTACCCCCTTCGACCGAAGATGAGGCTGGAGCCGCTTCGGCGGAACAAACCGAGGGAGTGGAAGCACAGAGTGCGCAGGCTCCTGCCGCTGAAGGCAAAAAGCAGGGAGAGCAGGCGGCACAGAGCGATCAAACTGAAACCGCAGAAAAACCAAAAAGAACAGTAGCTGCCAAGCCGCCCGCGGCAGAACCCCTGCCACTGAGCGACCTGCGCGGCTTCAACGCCAATATCAGCCTGGCACTGGACCAACTGCAAGCCGCTGACCTGCAAATGGACAGCCCGGAAATCCAACTCACTGTGGATAACGGCCTCTACCGCCTGCAAAAATTGAGCGCCGACATCTATGGTGGCCAGCTGAATACGAATGGCCAGCTCAACGCTCGCGCACAGACCGCCGAGGCGCAAATGCGCGGCGGTCTCACCAATGTGGATATCGGCAAGGTCCAGGCCGCCCTCTTCCCCAGTGAAGACGTCCAGCTGGCTGGGGAAGCCAGCGTTAACTGGAGTGCCAGCACCAAAGGCAAAACAACCACAGCCCTAGAGAAAAACCTGCGCGCCTCCGTTGAGGTTTCCAGTAAGGAAATATCGATTTCTCCATTCAACCTGGAGAAAAACATGTGCCAGCTGTTTAGCTACGCGGAAAATACCGAAATGCCCACCCGAGACTGGCCCAACAGCACCGGACTGCAAGACCTTCGCGCTACCATCGCGGTGAAAGGCGATCAGGTGGATGTGAGCGAAATTCTCGCCGGCATCGAAAATATCGCCCTGACCGGTGACGGAGAGGTGGACTTAAAGAAACAGGACTTCGATTTCAAGCTCGGCCTGGCTCTGGTGGGCGAGAGCACCTCCGCCGACGGCTGTACCGTGCGCAACAAGCGCTGGCGCAATCGCCCGCTGCCGCTGCGCTGCAAGGGTGACTTCGACGATGTGAACATCAGCACCTGCAAACCCGACAGCCGCCGTCTCGACGACTTGCTGCGGGAAGAACTGAAGCACAAAGCCGAAAAGAAATATGGCGATAAAGTTGAAGAAAAGGTCGACGAACTGAAAGAAAAATTGAAAAATCTCTTCGGCCGTTAA
- the mutY gene encoding A/G-specific adenine glycosylase produces the protein MTPKQFQNAVLKWFDKHGRKDLPWQQDINPYRVWVSEIMLQQTQVTTVIPYFERFMQSFPTLESLARAPQDKVLAHWSGLGYYARARNLHKCAQTVLKEYSGEFPQDVEVLTELSGIGRSTAGAIASISMGLRAPILDGNVKRVLARFHAVEGWPGQTAVANHLWELAETYTPNKRINDYTQVMMDLGATLCTRSKPRCEECPVKKSCMAHAQGNPQDYPGKKPRKEKPVRSTTLLLLEHKGEIYLEQRPPSGIWGGLWSPPEADNTSDWLKAKRWRASDTQTLPTLRHTFTHFHLDISPVWVQLSKVPAQVAESGAGWYKLRRLNRPRAAQELGLPAPIVKLAKQLLAMQAPLLAPTAAD, from the coding sequence ATGACCCCAAAGCAGTTCCAAAATGCCGTTCTGAAATGGTTCGACAAGCACGGGCGCAAAGACCTGCCCTGGCAGCAGGACATCAACCCCTACCGGGTTTGGGTGTCCGAGATCATGCTGCAGCAGACCCAGGTCACCACAGTGATTCCCTACTTTGAGCGCTTTATGCAGAGCTTTCCCACCTTGGAAAGTCTCGCCCGCGCCCCCCAGGACAAAGTCCTGGCTCACTGGAGCGGCCTCGGCTACTACGCCCGCGCCCGCAACCTGCATAAGTGCGCCCAGACGGTACTGAAGGAATACAGCGGGGAATTTCCCCAGGACGTAGAAGTACTGACCGAATTGAGCGGCATAGGCCGCTCCACCGCTGGCGCTATTGCCAGTATCAGTATGGGGCTCAGGGCGCCGATCCTCGATGGCAACGTCAAACGGGTTCTGGCCCGCTTTCACGCCGTGGAAGGCTGGCCCGGGCAGACCGCGGTTGCCAATCATCTGTGGGAACTGGCAGAGACCTACACCCCGAACAAACGCATTAACGACTACACCCAGGTAATGATGGACCTGGGTGCCACTCTGTGCACCCGCTCCAAACCCCGCTGTGAAGAGTGTCCGGTGAAAAAGTCCTGTATGGCACACGCCCAGGGCAATCCACAGGATTACCCCGGCAAGAAACCGCGCAAGGAAAAGCCGGTGCGCAGCACCACCCTGCTCTTGCTTGAACACAAAGGTGAAATCTATCTGGAACAGCGCCCGCCCAGTGGTATCTGGGGAGGACTCTGGAGCCCACCTGAAGCCGACAATACCAGCGACTGGCTCAAGGCAAAGCGCTGGCGCGCCAGTGACACCCAGACCCTGCCGACCCTGCGTCACACCTTCACTCACTTTCACCTGGATATTTCACCGGTGTGGGTACAATTGAGCAAAGTCCCAGCACAGGTGGCGGAGAGCGGCGCTGGCTGGTATAAACTGCGGCGTTTAAACCGCCCACGCGCGGCCCAGGAGCTGGGGCTACCCGCCCCTATCGTCAAGCTGGCAAAACAACTACTGGCGATGCAGGCTCCCCTGCTCGCCCCGACCGCTGCCGACTAA
- a CDS encoding oxidative damage protection protein, whose product MSRTVFCRKYQEELEGLDAPPFPGPKGMDIFENVSRKAWQEWMSHQTMLINEKHLNMMEPSSRAYLSEQMLKFLSGEEYDAADGYVPPEQQ is encoded by the coding sequence ATGTCCAGAACCGTATTCTGCCGCAAGTACCAAGAGGAATTGGAAGGCCTGGATGCACCGCCCTTCCCCGGCCCAAAAGGCATGGACATCTTCGAGAATGTTTCCAGAAAAGCCTGGCAGGAGTGGATGTCCCACCAGACCATGCTGATTAACGAAAAGCACCTGAACATGATGGAGCCTTCAAGCCGCGCATACCTGAGCGAGCAGATGCTGAAGTTCTTAAGTGGCGAGGAATACGACGCAGCCGACGGCTACGTACCGCCGGAACAGCAGTAA
- a CDS encoding nuclear transport factor 2 family protein: MTKSEYDSVARQVMTKNYETWLAKDHDGWRSTFHDDVTFIIEPEGAFTIPWCGVYVGFETVNTFNAVMTACMLWDLDKIYYGNFRPNSADPENNNLCELDVNVIGIFAPTGNKFDFWMHYYVEARDGVLYRLLKTFDINDVSRQFWGSSQLPVGQALDVLKIKKMSSKDVPLSIASVLNTDWQ; the protein is encoded by the coding sequence ATGACAAAGTCTGAATACGACTCAGTGGCGCGACAGGTTATGACGAAGAACTATGAGACCTGGCTCGCTAAAGATCATGACGGGTGGAGAAGCACCTTCCATGATGATGTTACGTTCATTATTGAACCGGAAGGCGCCTTCACAATCCCTTGGTGTGGAGTTTACGTTGGCTTTGAAACAGTGAATACATTTAATGCTGTTATGACAGCATGTATGTTGTGGGATCTGGATAAAATATATTATGGAAATTTTAGGCCGAATTCAGCTGACCCAGAGAATAACAATTTATGTGAATTGGATGTTAATGTAATTGGGATATTTGCTCCAACAGGGAACAAATTTGACTTTTGGATGCACTATTACGTTGAGGCACGTGATGGGGTTTTATATAGATTATTAAAAACCTTCGATATTAATGATGTGTCAAGACAGTTTTGGGGAAGTTCGCAGCTTCCAGTTGGCCAGGCGCTGGATGTATTAAAAATTAAAAAAATGTCCAGTAAAGATGTTCCTTTGAGTATTGCATCTGTTTTAAATACAGATTGGCAGTAA